A stretch of Eulemur rufifrons isolate Redbay chromosome 5, OSU_ERuf_1, whole genome shotgun sequence DNA encodes these proteins:
- the CEP76 gene encoding centrosomal protein of 76 kDa isoform X1 yields MSLPPEKASELKQLIHQQLSKMDVHGRIREILAETIREELAPDQQHLSTEDLIKALRRRGIIDDVMKELNFVTDSVDQELPSSPKQPICFDRQSTLKKTNIDPTRRYLYLQVLGGKAFLEHLQEPEPLPGQVCSTFTLCLHYRNQRFRSKPVPCACEPDFHDGFLLEVHRESLGDGTRMADSTTMLSISDPIHMVLIKTDIFGETTLVASYFLEWRSVLGSENGVTSLTVELMGVGTESKVSVGILNIKLEMYPPLNQTLSQEVVNTQLALERQKTAEKERLFLVYAKQWWREYLQIRPSHNSRLVKIFAQDENGINRPVCSYVKPLRAGRLLDTPRQAARFVNVLGYERAPVIGGGGKQEQWCTLLAFLCRNKGDCEDHANLLCSLLLGYGLEAFVCVGTKAKGVPHAWVMTCGTDGTITFWESLTGHRYIHKPTNPDEPPLAEQPKPLYPYRTVGCVFNHQMFLGNCQPSDAVETCVFDLNDESKWKPMSEEAIKSVCAPGATTSLPPFPPLCASTIDASVTSNEIEMQLRLLVSEHRKDLGLTTVWEDQLSYLLSPALASYEFERTTSISAGNEEFQDAIRRAVPDGHTFKGFPIHFVYRNARRAFATCLRSPFCEEIICCRGDQVRLAVRVRVFTYPESACAVWIMFACKYRSVL; encoded by the exons ATGTCTCTGCCTCCGGAGAAAGCCTCCGAACTGAAGCAGCTCATCCACCAGCAGCTGAGCAAG ATGGATGTCCATGGAAGGATAAGAGAAATCCTTGCTGAGACTATACGAGAAGAATTGGCACCTGATCAGCAACATTTATCAACAGAAGATTTGATCAAAGCCCTTAGACGTCGAGGAATCATTGATGATGTGATGAAAGAACTTAATTTTGTTACT GACAGTGTTGATCAAGAACTCCCTTCTTCTCCTAAACAGCCTATTTGTTTTGATAGacaatcaacattaaaaaaaa CTAATATTGATCCAACACGGAGGTATCTTTACCTTCAGGTTTTGGGTGGAAAAGCTTTCTTGGAACATCTGCAAGAGCCTGAGCCTTTACCAGGACAAGTTTGTTCAACATTTACTTTATGTTTACATTATCGAAACCAACGTTTTCGTTCTAAACCTGTTCCGTGTGCCTGTGAACCAGATTTTCATGATGGCTTTTTACTTGAAGTGCACAGAGAAAGCTTAG GTGATGGAACTAGAATGGCTGATTCAACAACAATGTTATCAATAAGTGATCCAATTCATATGGTGCTAATCAAAACAGACATATTTGGTGAGACTACTTTAGTAGCATCCTATTTTCTGGAATGGCGATCAGTTTTGGGCTCAGAAAATGGAGTGACTAGTCTGACTGTGGAACTTATGGGTGTAG GCACAGAATCAAAAGTTTCTGTGggaattttaaacataaaacttgAAATGTACCCACCACTCAATCAAACATTATCTCAAGAAGTAGTGAACACACAG CTTGCTTTGGAACGCCAGAAAACTGCAGAGAAAGAGCGATTGTTTCTTGTATATGCTAAGCAATGgtggagagaatatttgcaaattcgACCCTCACACAACTCACGGCTGGTTAAGATTTTTGCACAG GATGAAAATGGGATAAATAGGCCAGTTTGTTCCTATGTTAAACCACTTCGAGCTGGACGGCTTCTGGATACCCCAAGGCAAGCAGCAAGATTTGTTAATGTCCTTGGTTATGAACGAGCCCCTGTTATTGGAGGAGGAGGTAAACAGGAACAATGGTGCACTCTGCTGGCCTTTCTCTGTAGAAACAAG GGTGACTGTGAAGATCATGCCAATCTTCTGTGCAGTCTTCTTCTCGGGTACGGATTAGAAGCCTTTGTCTGTGTCGGGACTAAGGCAAAAGGAGTACCTCATGCGTGGGTTATGACTTGTGGAACTGATGGAACAATCACTTTTTGGGAGAGTTTAACAGGGCACAG gtacATCCACAAGCCTACCAATCCTGATGAACCTCCACTTGCTGAACAGCCCAAACCATTGTACCCATATCGAACAGTTGGTTGTGTTTTCAATCATCAGATGTTCCTGGGAAATTGTCAACCCTCTGATGCAGTAGAAACTTGTGTATTTGATCTGAATGATGAATCCAAATGGAAACCTATGAGTGAAGAAGCAATTAAATCTGTATGTGCTCCAGGAGCTACaacatcccttcctccctttccaccTCTGTGTGCGTCCACAATTGACGCATCAGTAACAAGTAATgaaatagaaatgcaactgaGGCTCCTAGTGTCGGAACATAGGAAG GATCTTGGCCTCACTACTGTTTGGGAAGACCAGCTCTCCTACCTTTTATCACCAGCTTTGGCTTCTTATGAATTTGAGCGTACAACAAGTATATCTGCAGGCAATGAAGAATTTCAAGATGCCATAAGGAGAGCTGTACCTGATGGTCACACATTTAAAGGGTTCCCAATACATtttgtgtatagaaatgcaagaCGTGCATTTGCCACATGTCTTCG GTCTCCTTTCTGTGAAGAAATAATCTGTTGCCGTGGAGACCAGGTGCGACTGGCAGTTCGTGTCCGAGTGTTTACTTACCCTGAATCTGCATGTGCTGTTTGGATCATGTTTGCTTGTAAATATCGCTCGGTATTATAG
- the PSMG2 gene encoding proteasome assembly chaperone 2, whose product MFVPCGESVPDLMGFTLLMPAVSVGNVGQLAIDLIISTLNMSKIGYFYTDCLVPMVGNNPYATAEANSTELSINTEVYSLPSRKLVALQLRSIFIKYKSKPFCEKLLSWVRSSNFARVIILSSSHSYHRNDLQLRSTPFRYLLTPSMQKSVQNKIKSLNWEEMEKSPCIPEMNDSEFCIRIPGGGITKALYDESCSKEIQMAVLLKFVSEGDNIPDALGLVEYLNEWLQIIKPCSDDPTASTLRWKIPSSWRLLFGSGLPPALF is encoded by the exons ATGTTTGTTCCCTGCGGGGAGTCGGTCCCCGACCTTATGGGCTTCACCCTCCTGATG ccaGCAGTCTCTGTTGGAAATGTTGGCCAGCTTGCAATAGATCTGATTATTTCTACACTGAATATGTCTAAGATTGGTTACTTCTATACCGATTGTCTTGTGCCAATGGTTGGAAACAATCCATATGCAACTGCAGAAGCAAATTCCACAGAACTTAGTATAAATACTGAAG tatATTCATTGCCTTCAAGAAAGCTAGTGGCTCTTCAATTAAGATCCATTTTTATTAAG TATAAATCAAAGCCATTCTGTGAAAAACTGCTTTCTTGGGTGAGAAGTAGTAACTTTGCAAGAGTTATTATTCTTTCAAGCAGTCATTCGTACCACCGTAATGATCTACAGCTTCGTAG TACTCCCTTCCGGTACCTACTTACACCTTCCATGCAAAAAagtgttcaaaataaaataaagagtcttaactgggaagaaatggagaaaagccCATGCATTCCTGAAATGAATGATTCTGAGTTTTGTATCCGTATTCCAGGAGGGGGTATCACAAAAGCACTCTATGATGAAAG CTGTTCTAAAGAAATCCAAATGGCAGTTCTGCTGAAATTTGTTTCAGAAGGGGACAATATCCCAGATGCATTAGGTCTTGTTGAATATCTTAATGAATGGCTGCAAATAATCAAACCATGC AGTGATGATCCCACAGCATCTACCTTGAGATGGAAAATACCAAGTTCTTGGAGATTACTCTTTGGCAGTGGTCTTCCCCCTGCacttttttga
- the CEP76 gene encoding centrosomal protein of 76 kDa isoform X2, producing MSLPPEKASELKQLIHQQLSKMDVHGRIREILAETIREELAPDQQHLSTEDLIKALRRRGIIDDVMKELNFVTDSVDQELPSSPKQPICFDRQSTLKKSDGTRMADSTTMLSISDPIHMVLIKTDIFGETTLVASYFLEWRSVLGSENGVTSLTVELMGVGTESKVSVGILNIKLEMYPPLNQTLSQEVVNTQLALERQKTAEKERLFLVYAKQWWREYLQIRPSHNSRLVKIFAQDENGINRPVCSYVKPLRAGRLLDTPRQAARFVNVLGYERAPVIGGGGKQEQWCTLLAFLCRNKGDCEDHANLLCSLLLGYGLEAFVCVGTKAKGVPHAWVMTCGTDGTITFWESLTGHRYIHKPTNPDEPPLAEQPKPLYPYRTVGCVFNHQMFLGNCQPSDAVETCVFDLNDESKWKPMSEEAIKSVCAPGATTSLPPFPPLCASTIDASVTSNEIEMQLRLLVSEHRKDLGLTTVWEDQLSYLLSPALASYEFERTTSISAGNEEFQDAIRRAVPDGHTFKGFPIHFVYRNARRAFATCLRSPFCEEIICCRGDQVRLAVRVRVFTYPESACAVWIMFACKYRSVL from the exons ATGTCTCTGCCTCCGGAGAAAGCCTCCGAACTGAAGCAGCTCATCCACCAGCAGCTGAGCAAG ATGGATGTCCATGGAAGGATAAGAGAAATCCTTGCTGAGACTATACGAGAAGAATTGGCACCTGATCAGCAACATTTATCAACAGAAGATTTGATCAAAGCCCTTAGACGTCGAGGAATCATTGATGATGTGATGAAAGAACTTAATTTTGTTACT GACAGTGTTGATCAAGAACTCCCTTCTTCTCCTAAACAGCCTATTTGTTTTGATAGacaatcaacattaaaaaaaa GTGATGGAACTAGAATGGCTGATTCAACAACAATGTTATCAATAAGTGATCCAATTCATATGGTGCTAATCAAAACAGACATATTTGGTGAGACTACTTTAGTAGCATCCTATTTTCTGGAATGGCGATCAGTTTTGGGCTCAGAAAATGGAGTGACTAGTCTGACTGTGGAACTTATGGGTGTAG GCACAGAATCAAAAGTTTCTGTGggaattttaaacataaaacttgAAATGTACCCACCACTCAATCAAACATTATCTCAAGAAGTAGTGAACACACAG CTTGCTTTGGAACGCCAGAAAACTGCAGAGAAAGAGCGATTGTTTCTTGTATATGCTAAGCAATGgtggagagaatatttgcaaattcgACCCTCACACAACTCACGGCTGGTTAAGATTTTTGCACAG GATGAAAATGGGATAAATAGGCCAGTTTGTTCCTATGTTAAACCACTTCGAGCTGGACGGCTTCTGGATACCCCAAGGCAAGCAGCAAGATTTGTTAATGTCCTTGGTTATGAACGAGCCCCTGTTATTGGAGGAGGAGGTAAACAGGAACAATGGTGCACTCTGCTGGCCTTTCTCTGTAGAAACAAG GGTGACTGTGAAGATCATGCCAATCTTCTGTGCAGTCTTCTTCTCGGGTACGGATTAGAAGCCTTTGTCTGTGTCGGGACTAAGGCAAAAGGAGTACCTCATGCGTGGGTTATGACTTGTGGAACTGATGGAACAATCACTTTTTGGGAGAGTTTAACAGGGCACAG gtacATCCACAAGCCTACCAATCCTGATGAACCTCCACTTGCTGAACAGCCCAAACCATTGTACCCATATCGAACAGTTGGTTGTGTTTTCAATCATCAGATGTTCCTGGGAAATTGTCAACCCTCTGATGCAGTAGAAACTTGTGTATTTGATCTGAATGATGAATCCAAATGGAAACCTATGAGTGAAGAAGCAATTAAATCTGTATGTGCTCCAGGAGCTACaacatcccttcctccctttccaccTCTGTGTGCGTCCACAATTGACGCATCAGTAACAAGTAATgaaatagaaatgcaactgaGGCTCCTAGTGTCGGAACATAGGAAG GATCTTGGCCTCACTACTGTTTGGGAAGACCAGCTCTCCTACCTTTTATCACCAGCTTTGGCTTCTTATGAATTTGAGCGTACAACAAGTATATCTGCAGGCAATGAAGAATTTCAAGATGCCATAAGGAGAGCTGTACCTGATGGTCACACATTTAAAGGGTTCCCAATACATtttgtgtatagaaatgcaagaCGTGCATTTGCCACATGTCTTCG GTCTCCTTTCTGTGAAGAAATAATCTGTTGCCGTGGAGACCAGGTGCGACTGGCAGTTCGTGTCCGAGTGTTTACTTACCCTGAATCTGCATGTGCTGTTTGGATCATGTTTGCTTGTAAATATCGCTCGGTATTATAG